TGGGGTGTGGCTGGCCTTCGAGGTAGATGAGGTGCAGCACCTCGCCGGGGCAGTGCAGGAGGGTGCCATCCGGCAGCTCCGCATCGATCTCGACGGCATCGTGGAGGTCCACCATCAGGGGCTCCTCCAGGGCGAGCCCCACGCCGGTCTCCGTGAGGTTCACCAGCAGGGCTTCGTACTGGCGCCCGCCATGGGCCACCTTCACCTTGAGAGGCGACTGGTCGGGCGCGGCCACCCGCAGGTTCCGCCGGTGGTGGAGATGCGCCGATTCGTGCGGCCAGTCCAGGCGAAGGAGGGTGTTGCCGGCCTCATCGAGCAGGGGCGGGAGGAGGAGGGATTCGAGGGTGAGCACTTCGTCGCCCAGGAGGATCGTGAGGGCCACGGCCGTGCCCTCCGGGGGCACCGAGTCGCGGGGGTGGAGCCCGGACAGTTCCAGGACCGACCCCGGGCGGAAGCCGTGGATGTGCAGATCCCCCAGCAGGCGGGAGTTGACGCCCTGGAGCCTCAGGCTCCCCACGGCCTTGGTGAGGCGGGCCTGGATGAGGAACTGCTCGAGCACGGGAGCGGACAGAGAGGATGCGTGTCCCATGGGATCCTGCCTTTCAAATGCCTTGGCCCAGCCGGTCTGCCAGGTTGCGGTGCAGCCCCGCGGCCAGGATGGCCTTGGCTGCGCCCTTCACATCGTAGTCGAGGCGGTGCAGGCGCAGACGGCGGCGCTTGGGGTCGAAGGTCATGAAGGACACGCGGGGATCGCGGTCCCGGGGCTGGCCCACGGAGCCCGGGTTCACCAGGTACCGGCAATGCGCCTGCAGCTCGAACCATTCCCCGGGCTCGGGGCTGATCCAGTTCAGGCGGCCCTGGACCTCGTCCAGTTCGAAGCAGCCGGGCAGGTGGGTGTGGCCGAAGAAGCAGAGCTGGCCCTCGAAGGCATCGAAAGCCTGGCTGATTTCGCGCATGTGGAGAAGATAGGCATCTTCATCCACGGGCGATCCATGGGCGATCTGGTAGTCCTCGCCCACCCAGAGGGGACCCACTGGCAGGTCCACCAGAAAGCGCCAGTTGTCCTGCCGCAGCTTCTCCCGGGTCCAGTCCGCGGCCTGCCGGGCGGGCAGACTGAAGCTGGAATCGGGCTCCAGGCCCGCGCAGACCTTGTCGTGGTTGCCTCGCACCATGAAGCGGGGCCGCAGCTCCCGCACCTTGTCCAGCAGCTGGTTGGGGTGGGCGCCATAGCCCACCAGGTCGCCCAGCAGGACGAAACGGTGGATGGCCCGCCGCCGCGCGAACCGCAGCACGGCCCGGAGGGCATGCAGGTTCGAGTGCAGATCGGACAGGATCAGATCCAAGGGGAGGCTCGGGGGAGTTTCACCAGTCTAGCAAGGCCGAGGCCAGCTCCCGGGAACTGTGACCAAAGGCGAGGGCCATCGGCGCCAGCGACCAGGCGGGCATCCGGGCGGCCCACCGGGCCATGAAGGCGGCCCGGTCCTGGGCCAGGGGGCGGTTGGGGTCCTGGCCGGCTCGTGCCCAGGCCCGGGCGGGCGCTTCCGCCAGCCAGAGGGGGGCGAAGCCGGCGGCCTGCACCGCCGCCCGGTTGGCGGGGGATTCCCAGGCCCCGCCCCCCAGGGCCACCACGGCCTGCACGGCCAGCAGGCCCGGGAGCAGGGCCGACTCCAGCGCCCTGAAGGCGGGCTCGCCGTCGGCGGAGAAGATCTCGGCCACCGGGCGCCCCTCGCGGGCCTCGATGGCCTCGTCCAGGTCGTGGAAGGGCAGGGCCAGGCGCTCAGCCAACTCGCGACCCAGGGTGGTTTTGCCGGCCCCGCTGCCGCCGATGATCGCGAGGCCCTGGCCGCACCGAAACGGCGGGCGCACCCGCCAGCGCTGCCGCTGGATCTCCCAGCCCAGGGCCGCGGGGTCGTCTGTTCGGTGGACTTCGCCCACCATGGCCAGGGACTCGGCCCCGGCCTCGAAGCAGGTGGCGGCATCCGCGAGCGTCAGGCCTCCGATGGCCACGGGCGCGAGGCCCTGGGCCCGCAGCGCGGCACAGCCGGCCCGCAGTCCCTCCAGCCCGATGGGCGCGGCGTGGCCGGCCTTGGTGCGCGTGCCGCGGAAGGGTCCCACTCCGGCGTGGTCGCAGGCGGCATCCACGGCTTTCCATTCACCGGCCTCATGGGTGGAGGCGCCCAGATGGGCTCCAGCCAGGCCGGGCAGCCGCCTGGCTTCGGCGGCAGGCAGGTCGCCCTGGCCCAGGTGCAGACCCCAGGGCGCCAGATCCTCCCGAGCCGCCAGCATGGCCAAGTCCGCCCGATCGTTCACGCAGACCATGGGCCAGCCGCCATTCGCCGCGGCTTCCGTCAGGGTGGCGTGCAATTCGATCCATTGCTCCTTCGCCTCGAGCGGTTTGCCCCGGAACTGCACCAACGGGAAGCCGGCCTCGCCCAGCCGTCGGATCTGCGCGGACAGCGATTCGCTGCGCGTGGCGTCGGTGATCGGATAGAGGGGCGGCAAGGAGAGCATGGAGATCCAGTCTACAGGCTCCAAACCCGCCAGCTAGGCCGCTTCGCCGTCCGCGAACTGCAGCCGCACCAACTTGGCGTAGACGCCATCCTGGCTGATGAGGTCGTCGTGGGTGCCGCGCTCGACGAGGGCACCCTGATCCATGACCCAGATCTCATCGGCGTCGCGGATGGTGGACAGGCGGTGGGCGATGGTGAAGGTGGTGAGGCGGTGGCTCACGCGCTCAATGACGGTCTGGATCTTGGCCTCGGTCTCGGAATCGATGTTGGCGGTGGCCTCGTCCAGCAGCAGGACGGCGGGCTCCAGGTAGAGCATGCGGGCGAAGGCCAGCAGCTGCCGCTCCCCGGCGCTGAGCTTCTGCCCACGCTCGCCCACCTGGGTGTCCAGGCCCTGGGGCAGGCGGCCCACCAGGTCCTTGAGCTGGCTCTGCTCCAGGACAGAGGTCAGGCGGGCCTCGTCCATGGGCCGATCCAGCACGATGTTGTCGCGCAGGGTGCCGGAGAAGACGAAGACATCCTGGAGCACCAGGCCGAAGAGGTCGCGCAGGCTGCGGATCTTGAGCTCCCGCACATCCACGCCATCCACGGTGATCCGGCCCTCGTGCACATCGTAGAAGCGCATCAGCAGGTTGATGAGGGTGCTCTTGCCGGCCCCGGTGTGGCCCACCACGGCGATGCGCTTGCCCTTGGGGATGAGGCCGCTGAGGCCGCGCACGACCTTCCGGCCGCCTTCCTCGTAGGCGAAGGTCACCTCGTCGAACCGGATCTCCCCGGCGAAGACGGCGGGCTTGGCCCCCGGCGCTTCGGGGATCTCCTCGCGGTTGTCCAACAGCCGGAAGATGCGTTCGCTGGAAGCCAGGGCGGTCTGCATCACATTGTACCGTTCCGCCAGTTCACGGATGGGCCGGAAGAAGCGGCTGGACTGCTGGATGAAGGCCAGCAGCAGGCCCCAGGTGATGGCCCCGGCCTGGAGCTTGAAGCCCGCGTAGAAGATGAGCGCCGCCAAGGTGCCGGAGGTGATGAACTCGACGACGGGAAAGAACACGGCGTAGGCGAAGATCGTGCGCAGGAAGGCCTGGAAGTAGTCCTCGTTGAGGTCGCGGAACTGCTGGCGGCTGTGCGCTTCCTGGGCGTTGACCTGCACGAGGCCCATGCCCGAGATCTGCTCCTGGAGGAAGGCGTTGATGGCGGCGTAGCGCCGCTGGGTTTCGCGGAAGGCCTCGCCCGCCCGGCGGCGGAAGACCTCCGTCGCCACCAGCAGGAAGGGCAGGATGCCCAGCGCCACCAGGGCCATGCCGGGGTGGGTCCAGAACATCCAGGCCACGATGGCCAGCAGGGAGAGCGCATCCCCCACGATGGCCACGAAGCCCGAGGCGAACATTTCATTCAGGTTCTGGACATCGCTGGTGACGCGGGTCATGAGACGGCCCACGGGATTCCGGTGGAAGAACTCCGTACTGCGGCCCATGAGGTGCGCGAAGAGCTGGACGCGGAGGTCGAGCATGGCCTTCTGGCCGACCTTGGCCAGGAGGAAGTAGCGGGCGAAGCTGACGAGGAAGCCCGCGATGAGCACGCCGAAGAAGCCCGCCACCATGGGCGCGGCACCCTTCAGGCTGCCCTGGCCCATGAAGCGGTTGATGAGGCGCAGGGTGAGTTCCGAGGGCAGCACCTCGAGGAAGGCGCCGAGGGCCATCAGGATCAGGAGGGCCAGAAGCGCCGCCCACTGGGGACGGAGGTAGCCGGCGAGCCGCCACAGCAGGGCATGGCGCATGGGGCGCTGGTCGACCCGGTCGGATTGGAAGAAAGCTCCCTGTTCGGACATGGGGCCATTCTCCCACAGGCGGCCCAAATCCTGCGGGAACCGGGACGGATCTCCGGAGCGCCGGTAAAGTAGGGGGATCCCCGGAGATGCCATGGGCCCCTGGACTTTGACCTTCCTCGCCGCGGCCC
The window above is part of the Geothrix sp. genome. Proteins encoded here:
- a CDS encoding metallophosphoesterase family protein yields the protein MDLILSDLHSNLHALRAVLRFARRRAIHRFVLLGDLVGYGAHPNQLLDKVRELRPRFMVRGNHDKVCAGLEPDSSFSLPARQAADWTREKLRQDNWRFLVDLPVGPLWVGEDYQIAHGSPVDEDAYLLHMREISQAFDAFEGQLCFFGHTHLPGCFELDEVQGRLNWISPEPGEWFELQAHCRYLVNPGSVGQPRDRDPRVSFMTFDPKRRRLRLHRLDYDVKGAAKAILAAGLHRNLADRLGQGI
- a CDS encoding shikimate kinase — encoded protein: MLSLPPLYPITDATRSESLSAQIRRLGEAGFPLVQFRGKPLEAKEQWIELHATLTEAAANGGWPMVCVNDRADLAMLAAREDLAPWGLHLGQGDLPAAEARRLPGLAGAHLGASTHEAGEWKAVDAACDHAGVGPFRGTRTKAGHAAPIGLEGLRAGCAALRAQGLAPVAIGGLTLADAATCFEAGAESLAMVGEVHRTDDPAALGWEIQRQRWRVRPPFRCGQGLAIIGGSGAGKTTLGRELAERLALPFHDLDEAIEAREGRPVAEIFSADGEPAFRALESALLPGLLAVQAVVALGGGAWESPANRAAVQAAGFAPLWLAEAPARAWARAGQDPNRPLAQDRAAFMARWAARMPAWSLAPMALAFGHSSRELASALLDW
- a CDS encoding PilZ domain-containing protein, with translation MGHASSLSAPVLEQFLIQARLTKAVGSLRLQGVNSRLLGDLHIHGFRPGSVLELSGLHPRDSVPPEGTAVALTILLGDEVLTLESLLLPPLLDEAGNTLLRLDWPHESAHLHHRRNLRVAAPDQSPLKVKVAHGGRQYEALLVNLTETGVGLALEEPLMVDLHDAVEIDAELPDGTLLHCPGEVLHLIYLEGQPHPTRLGLVLKPRPDTDLEAIHRFIQARRTDRSQSFRKG
- a CDS encoding ABC transporter ATP-binding protein produces the protein MSEQGAFFQSDRVDQRPMRHALLWRLAGYLRPQWAALLALLILMALGAFLEVLPSELTLRLINRFMGQGSLKGAAPMVAGFFGVLIAGFLVSFARYFLLAKVGQKAMLDLRVQLFAHLMGRSTEFFHRNPVGRLMTRVTSDVQNLNEMFASGFVAIVGDALSLLAIVAWMFWTHPGMALVALGILPFLLVATEVFRRRAGEAFRETQRRYAAINAFLQEQISGMGLVQVNAQEAHSRQQFRDLNEDYFQAFLRTIFAYAVFFPVVEFITSGTLAALIFYAGFKLQAGAITWGLLLAFIQQSSRFFRPIRELAERYNVMQTALASSERIFRLLDNREEIPEAPGAKPAVFAGEIRFDEVTFAYEEGGRKVVRGLSGLIPKGKRIAVVGHTGAGKSTLINLLMRFYDVHEGRITVDGVDVRELKIRSLRDLFGLVLQDVFVFSGTLRDNIVLDRPMDEARLTSVLEQSQLKDLVGRLPQGLDTQVGERGQKLSAGERQLLAFARMLYLEPAVLLLDEATANIDSETEAKIQTVIERVSHRLTTFTIAHRLSTIRDADEIWVMDQGALVERGTHDDLISQDGVYAKLVRLQFADGEAA